The following proteins are co-located in the Marispirochaeta aestuarii genome:
- a CDS encoding NAD(P)-dependent malic enzyme produces the protein MKEISLSLDNLDELFSETLDQAQTAAAKTLFLKKLAESSHRFYGGKMQTLPKAGVFGFNWFNVWYTPGVSQISTTIRDNNQSSWELSNRGNLVAVVSDSTRVLGDGNCTPPGGLGVMEGKAFLMKYLGGIDATAVCMDSRNEQGEHDPDAIIEFVKRLQPSFGAVNLEDISQPNCYKVLDTLREECEIPVWHDDAQGTACVTLAGLINALKVAEKKMEEVRIVMLGAGASNATIARIIIKAGGNPENMIIFDSKGSLHAGREDIRADSRFYRKWDLCLKTNPKKIPTVEEAIKGADVLIALSKPGPDTVKPEWISSMAPKSIVFACANPVPEIYPYAAKEAGAFIVATGRGDFPNQVNNSVGFPGILKGALLVRAGKISDGMTIAAAESLASFAEKRGIGPDNIIATMDETGVFPYEAADVALQAMKEGLARLSLTREEIYAAAERDIKEARELTRMMIDGGYIQQPPQEMLQEAFEWALARLE, from the coding sequence ATGAAAGAGATTTCTTTAAGCCTTGATAATCTTGATGAACTTTTTTCCGAAACCCTGGACCAGGCGCAAACCGCGGCTGCCAAGACCCTCTTCCTCAAAAAACTGGCGGAGTCTTCCCACCGCTTTTACGGGGGGAAAATGCAGACTCTGCCCAAGGCGGGGGTCTTCGGCTTCAACTGGTTCAACGTCTGGTACACCCCCGGGGTGTCGCAGATCTCAACCACCATCCGGGACAACAATCAATCCTCCTGGGAACTCTCCAACCGCGGCAACCTGGTGGCGGTAGTCAGTGACTCGACCCGGGTCCTGGGGGACGGTAACTGTACACCCCCGGGAGGTTTGGGGGTCATGGAAGGCAAGGCCTTTCTGATGAAGTATCTCGGCGGAATCGACGCCACCGCGGTCTGCATGGACAGCCGTAACGAGCAGGGTGAACACGATCCTGACGCCATAATCGAGTTTGTAAAACGTCTGCAACCCTCCTTCGGTGCCGTCAACCTGGAAGACATCTCCCAGCCCAACTGCTACAAGGTGCTGGACACCCTCAGGGAGGAGTGTGAGATACCTGTCTGGCACGACGACGCCCAGGGAACAGCCTGCGTCACCCTGGCGGGACTTATCAATGCCCTGAAGGTGGCGGAAAAAAAGATGGAAGAGGTCAGGATCGTGATGCTGGGCGCAGGGGCCTCCAACGCCACCATTGCCCGCATCATAATCAAAGCCGGAGGGAACCCGGAGAATATGATCATCTTCGATTCCAAGGGCTCCCTCCACGCCGGACGGGAGGACATCCGGGCTGATTCCCGTTTCTACCGAAAATGGGACCTCTGCCTCAAAACCAACCCCAAAAAAATCCCCACAGTAGAAGAAGCAATCAAGGGAGCGGATGTACTTATCGCTCTTTCAAAGCCCGGTCCTGATACGGTCAAGCCCGAATGGATCAGTTCCATGGCCCCGAAATCGATCGTGTTCGCCTGTGCAAACCCTGTGCCGGAGATTTATCCCTACGCAGCCAAAGAAGCGGGAGCCTTTATCGTCGCCACCGGCAGGGGAGATTTTCCCAACCAGGTAAACAATTCCGTCGGTTTCCCGGGGATACTGAAAGGGGCTCTCCTTGTACGGGCCGGAAAGATCTCCGACGGCATGACCATCGCGGCAGCCGAATCCCTGGCAAGCTTCGCCGAGAAACGGGGAATCGGCCCGGACAATATAATCGCCACCATGGACGAGACCGGGGTGTTTCCCTACGAGGCCGCGGATGTCGCCCTCCAGGCAATGAAAGAAGGACTCGCTCGTCTGAGCCTGACCCGGGAGGAGATCTACGCGGCGGCTGAAAGGGACATCAAGGAAGCCCGGGAGCTGACCAGAATGATGATCGACGGCGGATATATTCAGCAGCCGCCCCAGGAAATGCTTCAGGAGGCCTTCGAATGGGCCCTGGCAAGACTGGAATGA
- a CDS encoding response regulator: MKSIRTMIVEDDFKVAEINKEFAEEVSGFSVEKIAKDAAEALTYLENNPIDLIILDIYLPDMHGTELLKMVRKHEYAADIILITAAHDAETVECSMRYGIFDYIVKPFAFTRFRDALEQYRDYKDSLNENRHYNQEKINEFVAYNQHPDSMEKLPKGITRYTLDRIIEALDSLHTSFTIEDVISRVSLSKITVRRYLEYLHERGLVSKDFEYRKVGRPLVVYSSQR, from the coding sequence ATGAAAAGCATCAGAACGATGATAGTAGAGGATGATTTTAAAGTTGCCGAGATCAACAAAGAATTTGCTGAAGAGGTTAGCGGCTTCAGTGTTGAGAAGATTGCCAAAGATGCCGCAGAGGCGCTGACCTATCTGGAAAACAATCCGATAGATCTGATTATTCTCGATATTTATCTTCCCGATATGCATGGGACCGAACTCCTGAAGATGGTTCGAAAACATGAATACGCCGCGGACATCATTCTTATTACTGCAGCCCATGATGCGGAAACAGTTGAATGCTCCATGCGATACGGCATCTTCGATTATATCGTAAAACCCTTTGCCTTTACCCGCTTCAGGGACGCCCTTGAACAATACCGGGACTACAAGGATTCCCTGAATGAGAACAGGCATTACAACCAGGAAAAAATCAATGAATTTGTTGCCTATAATCAGCATCCCGATTCCATGGAAAAACTGCCCAAGGGTATAACGCGATATACCCTGGACAGAATAATTGAGGCCCTTGATTCGTTACATACATCCTTTACCATCGAGGATGTAATAAGCCGGGTCTCCCTTTCGAAGATCACCGTCCGGAGGTATCTTGAATACCTCCACGAAAGAGGCCTGGTTTCCAAGGATTTCGAATACCGGAAGGTCGGCCGTCCTCTGGTGGTGTATTCAAGTCAGAGATAG
- a CDS encoding ATP-binding protein, whose translation MKQVFSLQARIFLFIAVLLLFALGIEIITFNKQIEQHIINEGKRQTLTIADTVSRDPRIIEAFSEADPSSTIQPVTKNLQEMTGVSFIVVMNMESIRYSHPEPDRIGKHFVGGDEQEAIRGKRYTSTAKGTLGISLRSFVPILSEDGQIGVVSVGKLLTDIKNQQRKYTAVLNLLTLGTLVIGLIGAILLSRNIKKTIFGLEPYEIAALMEERDILLSSINEGIIAIDRERTIIELNENAKRLLSLDGDCIGKPLQELFPETRLPEIMKSGIPLIDQEETINGRIVLCSRKPMISRGETIGAVASYRDMSEIRKLAEELTEVKSYINALRAQHHEHLNKLHVISGLIQLHRFKEAASYITATMTKQQELFDFLRNRIGSPAISGLLLAKIKEAGENHIECTIDPESSFPRIHTENVDSFVIIIGNLIQNAIDALKTDKASVKKITVLLKHGTDSILIGVRDTGPGIPKKYHDLIFTKGYTTKEESGKRGYGLFLLKQHVSRLDGSIEIETSGGTCFVVKIPRH comes from the coding sequence ATGAAACAGGTATTTTCCCTGCAGGCCAGAATCTTTCTGTTCATCGCCGTGCTGCTCCTCTTTGCCCTGGGCATCGAAATAATCACCTTTAACAAGCAGATTGAGCAGCATATAATCAACGAAGGAAAGAGGCAGACCCTCACCATCGCGGATACAGTCTCCCGGGACCCCAGGATTATCGAAGCTTTTTCTGAGGCGGACCCTTCATCCACAATCCAGCCTGTAACAAAAAACCTGCAGGAGATGACGGGTGTGAGTTTTATCGTCGTCATGAACATGGAGTCCATCCGTTATTCCCATCCGGAACCCGACAGAATCGGCAAGCATTTTGTGGGCGGTGATGAACAGGAAGCCATCCGGGGAAAACGGTATACCTCCACAGCAAAGGGCACTCTGGGGATTTCCCTCAGGAGCTTTGTACCCATCCTCTCGGAAGACGGGCAGATTGGGGTGGTCTCCGTGGGCAAGCTGCTGACGGATATAAAAAACCAGCAGCGAAAATATACGGCGGTACTGAACCTGCTGACCCTCGGAACCCTTGTTATAGGACTGATCGGTGCAATCCTGTTGTCCAGGAATATCAAGAAAACCATCTTCGGACTGGAACCCTACGAGATTGCCGCCCTTATGGAGGAAAGGGATATTCTTCTTTCCAGCATAAACGAGGGAATCATCGCCATTGACAGAGAGCGCACTATAATCGAGTTGAATGAAAACGCAAAACGACTGTTATCCCTGGACGGCGATTGTATCGGAAAACCGCTGCAGGAACTGTTCCCGGAGACACGGCTTCCGGAGATTATGAAATCCGGAATCCCCCTCATCGATCAGGAGGAGACCATAAACGGTCGAATCGTCCTCTGCAGCCGTAAACCGATGATATCCAGGGGAGAAACAATAGGGGCTGTCGCCTCCTACCGCGATATGAGCGAAATCAGGAAACTGGCCGAGGAACTTACAGAAGTAAAAAGTTACATAAACGCCCTGCGGGCCCAGCACCACGAACACCTGAACAAGCTCCATGTAATATCCGGCCTGATTCAGCTGCACCGTTTTAAGGAAGCCGCCAGTTACATTACCGCCACCATGACAAAGCAGCAGGAACTCTTCGACTTCCTGAGGAACAGGATCGGATCGCCGGCTATCTCCGGACTGCTGCTGGCGAAAATAAAAGAGGCGGGGGAGAACCACATTGAATGCACAATTGATCCAGAAAGCTCTTTTCCCAGGATACATACGGAAAATGTGGATTCCTTTGTAATAATCATAGGAAACCTCATTCAAAACGCCATAGACGCCCTTAAAACGGATAAAGCCTCAGTGAAGAAAATCACGGTTCTCCTGAAGCACGGGACAGATTCTATACTGATCGGGGTTCGGGATACCGGACCGGGAATCCCGAAGAAGTACCATGACCTGATCTTCACCAAAGGCTATACCACCAAGGAGGAATCGGGAAAACGAGGCTACGGACTCTTTCTGCTGAAGCAGCACGTATCCAGACTGGATGGGTCCATAGAGATAGAAACCTCAGGAGGAACCTGCTTTGTGGTAAAAATACCGAGGCATTAG
- a CDS encoding TetR/AcrR family transcriptional regulator yields the protein MKNRIIQGAAELFTRFGYAKVRMEEISERLGISKKTIYNHFASKETLFNSMIETMVERISSEMERITDDLSIPFPEKLNRILEHAYHEIGMKDSAFFKDLNRYHEGLDSRPIVLLRESTLDVITKLIQQAEEEGIIAVSIPRQRLAQVFQNIVEGVTSQKHREESAVSRVQVLKDSVKITLEGILTPKGRDLLTDSVLKPVIPLEG from the coding sequence ATGAAAAACAGGATCATCCAGGGAGCCGCCGAGCTCTTTACCCGTTTCGGTTACGCCAAGGTCAGAATGGAAGAGATTTCTGAGCGTCTTGGAATCAGCAAGAAAACTATTTATAACCATTTCGCCAGCAAAGAGACTCTTTTCAACTCGATGATCGAGACCATGGTAGAACGTATCAGCTCCGAGATGGAGCGGATTACCGACGACCTTTCCATTCCTTTTCCGGAAAAGCTCAACCGTATTCTGGAACACGCTTATCATGAGATCGGCATGAAGGATTCCGCTTTCTTCAAGGACCTGAACCGATACCACGAGGGCCTTGATTCCCGTCCCATCGTACTTCTCAGAGAGTCCACCCTGGACGTCATTACCAAGCTTATCCAGCAGGCGGAAGAGGAGGGGATTATAGCCGTTTCGATTCCCCGACAGCGCCTTGCTCAGGTTTTTCAGAATATTGTGGAAGGAGTTACCTCGCAAAAACACCGGGAAGAGAGCGCTGTATCCCGGGTCCAGGTACTCAAGGACAGTGTAAAGATAACCCTGGAAGGAATACTGACCCCCAAAGGCAGGGATCTTCTCACGGATTCAGTCCTGAAACCGGTCATCCCGCTGGAAGGGTAA
- a CDS encoding efflux RND transporter permease subunit has product MKLLYRYPMINILLFLGITLFFSLQLPDLRFDNEVLNFLPEDNPARLAVKEQQELFGGVMLIDVAMEAPEDSILQPEALGILRDITRRMEEIPGVEEVKSLFSTDYIRGTRGGMVVEALIPGEGPYTPEDAAALKEKLISWKIYHGLLISRDYSATQIGVRYSTELSPEEQETIYREILNITDTYAETPYRFHVAGTPALTVLVSNNMRSDLKTLVPFVLIVLLLVLSLTFRRLLGVLLPMITVSISTVWIIGVMALLHIPLSILGTVIPVLMLAVGSAYGIHLMSRYFDEADPKEEQREIVFRTLRHVGQPVALAGITTIIGFGSLGVSQIVPMRSFGIFTALGVVIALITALLFLPSVLLLRRRPYQKRRPGTGSGGVFMRTLLEKLLANTTKGKTAVLVIALLVSLGAAWGAAQLIVDNALVEYFKDSTHIRISDRFIREKFVGTKSFDIIISGEKPGDMAEPRILAAMDKLAAWLEKNYSQVAKVVSFSDFIRRMNQVMHVDEPGKLGSENIPAADSSWSESEEWSESAFSRNDPKSGTEHDPWAEAAAWSTGPEIQETKQANTAAADPYTAAAELLFQACAGADTMEIGTSELIRLTGVLTNRDGLAWDEIPADPLRYGLESPEDLRNLISQYLLLYSGSLDSFADDGLEPRTARMAVSLSTPGNIFTKELLQAIETFVSKNFPPGYSVGYAGIALAEKAVSDLVTGAAIQSILLSLAAVFIIVSLNHRSLAVGLIGAVPLGLTVLINFGVMGISGIKLDIATSMVGSVAIGIGIDYTIHFLSAYRQARLVTEDVSQVTASALRTSGKAIIYNALSVAAGFLVLGFSRFNPLMYLGILISLTMITSAVASLTVVPGLLNTFKPAGMARSPGPHLTNQKEDT; this is encoded by the coding sequence ATGAAACTGCTTTATCGCTACCCCATGATCAACATACTGCTGTTTCTCGGAATAACCCTGTTCTTTAGCCTGCAGCTTCCGGATCTGAGATTCGATAACGAGGTACTGAACTTTCTGCCCGAGGACAACCCCGCCAGGCTCGCGGTGAAGGAACAGCAGGAGCTCTTCGGCGGAGTCATGCTGATCGATGTGGCTATGGAAGCCCCGGAGGACAGCATCCTGCAGCCCGAAGCCCTTGGAATCCTGCGGGATATAACCCGCCGTATGGAAGAAATTCCCGGCGTGGAGGAGGTGAAGTCCCTCTTCTCCACTGACTACATTCGAGGAACCCGGGGAGGAATGGTCGTTGAAGCCCTGATCCCCGGGGAGGGGCCCTATACCCCGGAGGACGCGGCGGCCCTCAAAGAGAAGCTGATCTCCTGGAAGATCTATCATGGTCTCCTGATCTCCCGGGATTACAGCGCAACCCAGATCGGGGTCCGCTATTCAACTGAGCTCAGTCCGGAGGAACAGGAGACCATCTATCGGGAAATCCTGAATATAACCGATACGTACGCCGAGACCCCCTATCGTTTCCATGTTGCCGGAACACCAGCCCTCACCGTCCTTGTCAGCAATAATATGCGCAGTGACCTGAAAACCCTGGTTCCCTTCGTGCTGATTGTGCTTCTGCTTGTCCTGAGTCTTACCTTCCGCCGCCTCCTGGGGGTTCTGCTCCCGATGATTACCGTGAGCATCAGCACTGTCTGGATTATCGGTGTCATGGCGCTGCTGCATATCCCCCTGTCGATACTCGGCACGGTCATCCCGGTACTGATGCTGGCTGTGGGATCGGCCTACGGAATTCACCTGATGAGCCGCTATTTCGACGAAGCCGATCCGAAGGAGGAGCAGAGGGAGATAGTCTTCAGAACGTTGCGCCACGTGGGGCAGCCTGTCGCCCTCGCAGGAATAACCACAATCATCGGCTTCGGTTCCCTGGGAGTCAGTCAAATTGTTCCCATGCGCAGCTTCGGCATTTTTACCGCCCTGGGGGTCGTAATCGCCCTGATTACCGCCCTGCTCTTTCTGCCGTCTGTCCTGCTCCTGAGGCGGCGACCATATCAGAAGAGGCGTCCGGGCACAGGCAGCGGAGGGGTCTTCATGAGAACCCTTCTGGAGAAGCTGCTCGCTAATACCACGAAGGGGAAAACCGCCGTACTCGTTATTGCTCTCCTCGTAAGCCTCGGTGCCGCCTGGGGCGCCGCACAGCTGATTGTGGATAACGCCCTGGTGGAATACTTCAAGGATTCCACCCACATAAGGATTTCCGACCGTTTTATCCGGGAAAAGTTCGTGGGGACCAAAAGCTTCGACATCATCATCTCAGGGGAAAAGCCCGGCGACATGGCGGAGCCCCGGATACTCGCCGCCATGGATAAACTCGCCGCCTGGCTGGAAAAGAACTATTCACAGGTTGCGAAGGTCGTCTCCTTCTCCGATTTCATTCGGCGAATGAACCAGGTCATGCACGTTGACGAACCGGGGAAACTGGGCTCCGAAAACATTCCGGCTGCAGACAGCAGCTGGAGTGAAAGCGAGGAATGGTCGGAATCCGCCTTCTCACGGAACGATCCGAAAAGCGGCACGGAGCATGACCCCTGGGCGGAAGCCGCCGCCTGGAGTACCGGTCCGGAGATCCAGGAAACGAAACAGGCCAACACCGCTGCAGCGGACCCATATACCGCGGCGGCGGAACTTCTGTTCCAGGCCTGCGCCGGGGCCGATACCATGGAGATTGGAACCTCCGAACTGATCCGCCTTACCGGAGTCCTTACCAACCGCGACGGCCTTGCCTGGGACGAGATCCCCGCCGATCCGCTGCGTTACGGACTGGAAAGCCCTGAGGATCTCAGGAATCTGATAAGCCAGTACCTGCTGCTCTACTCCGGGAGCCTGGACTCCTTCGCCGACGACGGCCTGGAACCCCGGACCGCCCGCATGGCCGTCAGCCTCTCAACACCGGGAAATATCTTTACAAAGGAACTACTGCAGGCAATCGAAACCTTTGTGTCAAAGAACTTCCCCCCCGGGTACTCCGTCGGGTATGCCGGAATCGCCCTTGCAGAGAAGGCGGTGAGTGATCTTGTTACCGGGGCTGCGATTCAGAGTATCCTGCTATCCCTGGCAGCTGTTTTCATTATCGTTTCACTGAACCACCGTTCCCTGGCGGTCGGACTTATCGGCGCAGTCCCCCTGGGACTGACCGTGCTGATAAACTTTGGAGTGATGGGGATAAGCGGTATAAAACTGGACATCGCGACCTCCATGGTGGGAAGCGTTGCCATCGGGATCGGTATTGACTACACCATCCATTTTCTGTCCGCCTACCGCCAGGCCCGCCTGGTAACGGAGGATGTATCCCAGGTTACCGCATCGGCTCTCCGGACCAGCGGAAAAGCCATCATCTATAATGCCCTGTCTGTAGCGGCGGGCTTCCTGGTACTGGGTTTCTCCCGTTTCAATCCCCTCATGTACCTGGGGATTCTGATTTCCCTTACCATGATTACATCCGCCGTTGCCTCACTGACCGTGGTTCCCGGACTCCTCAATACCTTCAAGCCTGCAGGCATGGCAAGGAGTCCAGGACCTCACCTGACCAATCAAAAGGAGGATACGTAA
- a CDS encoding outer membrane lipoprotein-sorting protein, translated as MSRKIFFLASILFLSAAAANAQTGREIMEWLDAANEPDTSHALVKMNIIEADGSLKERVFEEWSALDTTGRKHRVIVFHTPASVRDTRFLVKENEDRDDDQWIYLPALRKVRRISASEGGDSFMGTEFSYDDLKSREIDDYSYTRLGDGEALGYACWIVESLPKAGTESQYSRVLRWITRDREIMRTLRMELFGEDEEIEKIFTVEKLEIVDSYWTPLSVLMKNTRTGRGTRLVQQRIELDKPVNPRRFTTRYLETGRTE; from the coding sequence ATGAGCAGGAAAATCTTTTTTCTGGCGAGTATTCTGTTCCTCTCTGCTGCCGCTGCAAACGCCCAGACCGGGCGTGAGATAATGGAATGGCTGGACGCTGCAAACGAGCCTGATACCAGCCATGCCCTGGTAAAAATGAACATAATCGAAGCTGACGGATCGCTTAAGGAGCGCGTATTCGAAGAGTGGAGCGCCCTGGATACAACCGGAAGGAAGCACAGGGTTATTGTCTTTCACACCCCTGCCTCTGTCCGGGACACCAGGTTCCTGGTCAAGGAGAACGAGGACCGTGATGATGACCAGTGGATCTATCTTCCCGCCCTGAGGAAGGTACGGCGAATATCCGCATCCGAAGGAGGAGACTCCTTCATGGGGACGGAGTTCAGCTACGATGATCTGAAAAGCAGGGAGATTGACGACTACAGCTATACCCGACTGGGGGACGGCGAAGCCCTGGGCTATGCATGCTGGATCGTTGAATCCCTCCCCAAAGCAGGGACGGAAAGCCAGTACAGCAGGGTTCTCCGCTGGATTACCAGGGACCGGGAAATCATGCGGACTCTGCGGATGGAGCTCTTTGGAGAGGATGAAGAGATAGAGAAGATATTCACCGTGGAAAAGCTGGAAATCGTGGACAGCTACTGGACCCCCCTGTCGGTGCTGATGAAAAACACACGAACCGGTCGGGGGACCCGGCTCGTACAGCAGCGGATAGAACTCGACAAACCGGTAAATCCCCGGCGATTCACCACCCGCTACCTGGAAACAGGCAGGACCGAATAG
- the thrH gene encoding bifunctional phosphoserine phosphatase/homoserine phosphotransferase ThrH, producing the protein MRVVCLDLEGVLVPEIWINVAEKTGIEELRLTTRDIPDYDVLMKKRLGILDEHSLTLKDIQEVISSMSPLPGAGDFLEELRSEYQVIILSDTFDQFASPLMRQLRWPTLFCNTLEVDDAHRITGYRLRQQDGKRKAVEALRSLNMRIIASGDSYNDISMLSSAHAGVLFRPPENIIAEYPEFPVTREYGELRREIDRSFAGIPV; encoded by the coding sequence ATGCGAGTTGTGTGTCTGGACCTGGAAGGGGTCCTGGTACCGGAAATTTGGATCAACGTGGCAGAGAAAACCGGAATCGAAGAGCTCCGCCTTACAACCCGCGATATTCCCGATTACGATGTCCTGATGAAAAAACGTCTCGGAATTCTCGATGAGCACAGCCTTACCCTGAAGGACATCCAGGAGGTAATCTCCTCCATGAGTCCTCTACCCGGGGCAGGAGACTTCCTGGAAGAGTTGAGGAGCGAATACCAGGTAATAATCCTCTCCGACACCTTTGACCAGTTTGCCTCACCGCTTATGCGGCAGCTCCGCTGGCCGACCCTCTTCTGCAACACCCTGGAAGTGGACGATGCTCACCGCATTACCGGTTATCGCCTGCGACAGCAGGACGGTAAACGCAAAGCCGTCGAAGCCCTGCGTTCCCTGAACATGCGCATTATCGCATCCGGAGACTCATACAACGATATCAGCATGCTCTCCTCCGCCCACGCGGGCGTGCTGTTTCGGCCTCCGGAGAATATAATCGCCGAGTACCCCGAGTTTCCCGTTACCCGGGAATACGGAGAACTGCGGCGGGAGATAGACCGGAGTTTCGCCGGAATTCCCGTGTAG
- a CDS encoding DUF4230 domain-containing protein, translating into MSRPSTEFLRICLLIGIAALFSGCSVDSEQRLSPIRQQIRSVLEIPSYEHIYREVIYLGKENSFLGFRTLDQRLLFAVDMRVQAGIRLDRGFQLRPAGTRRIDILLPPAEILLIDADEESIEQFFLLERGGSITHTEYYDEIELSKESVRDDAISRGILDKAEENARTLIRGILSGAGYREIRFITVDPGEEGA; encoded by the coding sequence ATGTCGCGCCCCAGTACAGAGTTCCTGCGTATCTGCCTTCTCATCGGCATAGCTGCTCTCTTTTCCGGATGCAGTGTCGATTCTGAACAAAGACTATCCCCCATACGGCAGCAGATCCGGTCAGTTCTGGAGATACCATCCTATGAGCACATCTACCGGGAGGTAATATACCTGGGAAAGGAGAACAGCTTTCTTGGTTTCAGAACCCTGGATCAACGGCTTCTATTCGCCGTCGACATGAGGGTCCAGGCGGGAATTCGCCTGGACAGGGGCTTTCAACTGCGACCCGCCGGTACGAGAAGGATCGACATTCTCCTTCCACCGGCGGAAATCCTTCTTATTGACGCCGACGAGGAGAGTATCGAGCAGTTCTTTCTGCTGGAACGCGGCGGATCGATTACCCATACCGAATACTACGATGAGATCGAATTGAGCAAAGAGTCTGTACGGGACGATGCCATAAGCCGGGGGATTCTGGACAAGGCAGAGGAAAACGCCCGAACCCTGATTCGGGGTATTCTCTCGGGAGCCGGATACCGGGAAATCCGCTTTATCACCGTCGATCCCGGGGAGGAAGGAGCATGA